A window of Reinekea marina contains these coding sequences:
- the petA gene encoding ubiquinol-cytochrome c reductase iron-sulfur subunit, producing MTQDGVNKGRRRFLYIATGAVGAVGAVGVATPFVKSWFPSEKAKAVGAPVSVDISSIEAGEMRIVEWRGKPVFVVRRTPEMIETLKSADLKSRLSDPESDVEQQPEFAKNDTRSLSEELLVIEGVCTHLGCSPKFNPEVEPQAYDSNWQGGFFCPCHGSRFDLSGRVFSGVPAPTNMVIPPHKIEGAILTVGEVA from the coding sequence ATGACACAAGACGGCGTAAATAAAGGTCGACGCCGGTTCCTCTACATTGCTACAGGTGCCGTTGGCGCTGTGGGAGCAGTGGGAGTAGCCACACCGTTTGTTAAATCTTGGTTTCCGAGTGAAAAGGCGAAAGCCGTGGGCGCTCCAGTTTCCGTCGATATTAGTAGTATCGAAGCGGGTGAAATGCGCATTGTAGAATGGCGCGGTAAGCCAGTGTTTGTCGTTCGGAGAACGCCAGAGATGATTGAGACGCTGAAAAGCGCTGATCTCAAATCTCGCTTAAGCGATCCAGAATCCGATGTCGAGCAGCAACCTGAATTTGCTAAAAACGACACTCGCAGCCTTTCTGAAGAATTATTGGTGATCGAAGGCGTATGTACTCACCTTGGTTGTTCGCCTAAGTTCAATCCAGAAGTAGAGCCTCAAGCCTACGATTCTAACTGGCAAGGTGGTTTCTTCTGTCCTTGTCATGGTTCTCGATTCGATCTTTCAGGTCGTGTGTTCTCAGGTGTTCCTGCGCCAACGAATATGGTGATTCCGCCTCATAAGATTGAAGGTGCTATTCTGACTGTGGGTGAGGTGGCTTAA
- the rplM gene encoding 50S ribosomal protein L13 yields MKTFVAKPAEVKRDWYVVDAEGQTLGRLATEIARRLRGKHKAEFTPHVDTGDYIVVINAEKVHVTGRKVKDKQYYRHTGYPGGLKSMSFEKLIAHKGESPIELAVKGMIPRTPLGRAMLKKLKVYVGTEHPHTAQQPKELKI; encoded by the coding sequence ATGAAAACATTTGTAGCAAAACCAGCTGAAGTTAAGCGCGACTGGTACGTAGTCGACGCTGAAGGGCAAACACTAGGACGTTTAGCGACTGAAATCGCTCGTCGTCTTCGTGGTAAGCATAAAGCGGAGTTCACTCCTCACGTTGATACTGGCGATTATATCGTTGTTATTAATGCGGAGAAGGTGCATGTCACAGGCCGTAAGGTTAAAGACAAGCAGTACTACCGTCATACTGGTTACCCAGGTGGCTTGAAGTCAATGAGCTTCGAGAAGCTGATCGCCCATAAAGGCGAAAGCCCAATTGAATTAGCCGTAAAAGGTATGATTCCACGTACACCGCTTGGCCGTGCCATGTTGAAGAAGCTGAAGGTCTATGTTGGAACTGAACATCCACATACAGCCCAACAGCCCAAAGAACTTAAGATTTAA
- a CDS encoding cytochrome c1: protein MIKKILTATAISLLSTVALAAGGGNVQLDHMTPNMNDKVSMQKGLRTYMDYCAACHSLGFARYNRVARDLEIPEDIMMSQVAFAQDAKFGDLMEFAMTQKDGKAWFGAAPPDLTMVTRVRGVDWVYSYLRGFYKDDSRPYGVNNTVFKDVGMPHVLIGLQGLCAVKPGHIEDGSVDPLTGEEVNPDNCGAYEQEGSLNAQEYDEVVYDLVNFLNYMGEPYQQERTRLGWKVLAFLLILLVFATLLQRELFKDLKH, encoded by the coding sequence ATGATTAAAAAAATACTGACTGCTACCGCTATTTCTCTTTTATCCACTGTGGCTTTGGCTGCAGGGGGCGGCAATGTGCAACTTGATCATATGACACCAAACATGAACGACAAGGTGTCTATGCAAAAAGGGTTGCGTACCTATATGGACTATTGTGCTGCTTGTCACTCATTAGGTTTTGCCCGCTACAACCGAGTGGCACGAGATCTTGAGATTCCAGAAGACATTATGATGAGCCAAGTTGCCTTTGCGCAGGATGCAAAGTTTGGCGATCTTATGGAGTTTGCGATGACTCAGAAAGATGGTAAAGCTTGGTTTGGTGCCGCACCACCAGATTTAACCATGGTAACTCGTGTTCGCGGAGTTGATTGGGTTTATAGCTACCTTCGTGGTTTCTATAAAGATGATTCGCGCCCTTACGGTGTGAACAATACCGTGTTTAAAGATGTTGGTATGCCTCATGTACTTATCGGCTTGCAAGGTTTGTGCGCTGTTAAGCCTGGGCATATTGAAGATGGTTCAGTAGATCCGCTTACGGGTGAAGAAGTGAACCCAGATAATTGTGGTGCTTACGAACAAGAAGGCTCATTAAATGCGCAAGAATACGATGAGGTCGTTTACGACTTAGTTAACTTCTTGAATTACATGGGTGAGCCTTATCAGCAAGAGCGTACAAGATTGGGTTGGAAGGTATTGGCTTTCTTACTGATCTTGCTTGTGTTTGCTACGTTGTTACAGCGTGAACTATTTAAAGATTTAAAACACTAG
- the rpsI gene encoding 30S ribosomal protein S9 gives MTAATQQNYGTGRRKTSKARVFLRPGKGDIVINKRTIEEYFGRETSRMIVRQPLDLVEMGDKFDLYITVAGGGSNGQAGAIRHGITRALIEYDENLRKPLRDAGFVTRDARMVERKKVGLRKARRKPQFSKR, from the coding sequence ATGACAGCAGCAACTCAACAGAACTACGGTACTGGTCGTCGTAAGACGTCAAAGGCACGTGTATTTTTGCGTCCTGGTAAAGGTGACATTGTCATCAACAAGCGTACTATCGAAGAATACTTCGGTCGTGAAACATCTCGCATGATCGTTCGTCAGCCATTAGATTTGGTTGAAATGGGCGACAAGTTTGACCTTTACATCACTGTTGCAGGTGGTGGTTCTAACGGCCAGGCCGGTGCGATTCGTCACGGCATTACTCGAGCATTGATCGAGTATGATGAGAATCTTCGCAAGCCACTACGTGATGCAGGTTTCGTAACCCGTGATGCACGTATGGTAGAGCGTAAGAAAGTTGGTCTACGTAAAGCACGTCGTAAGCCACAGTTCTCTAAGCGTTAA
- a CDS encoding cytochrome b, producing MNSLKDHVKIVSIRNSAFMRWIDKRLPVSNAYEKHMSQYFAPKNFNFWYVFGLLAMVIFVNQILTGIWLTMSYVPSAEEAFNSVEYIMRDVEMGWLLRYMHSTGASFFFLTVYLHMFRGVLYGSYQKPRELIWVFGMFVYLIMMAEGFMGYVLPWGQTSFWGAQVIISLFGAIPVIGDGLTEWIRGDFLISGITLNRFFALHVIALPLVLALLVVLHVLALHESGSNNPDGIDIKKHVDDKGVPLDAIPFHPYFTVGKLPQVVLFLIVFCAVIFFFPEGGGYFLEHPNFEPANALKTPEHIAPTWYYGAFYSILRAVDFNIFFIEAKLGGFIAMGGAIAILFVLPWLDRSPVKSWRYKGWMSRLAIVLFAIAFAVLTYLGGQPVTPVNGVLAKIGTLIYFAFFLLMPWYTKWEKTKPVPERVPE from the coding sequence ATGAACTCTTTAAAAGATCACGTTAAAATAGTAAGTATTCGTAACAGTGCTTTTATGCGCTGGATCGATAAGCGTTTACCCGTTTCAAATGCTTACGAAAAGCACATGTCGCAATATTTTGCGCCAAAGAACTTTAACTTTTGGTATGTGTTTGGCTTGTTAGCCATGGTTATCTTCGTCAACCAAATCCTAACCGGTATTTGGCTAACCATGTCTTACGTCCCAAGTGCAGAAGAAGCATTTAATTCAGTTGAATACATCATGCGTGATGTTGAAATGGGCTGGCTACTTCGCTATATGCATTCCACGGGTGCCTCTTTCTTCTTCTTAACGGTTTACTTGCATATGTTCCGCGGCGTGCTGTATGGCTCTTACCAGAAGCCTCGCGAGCTTATTTGGGTATTCGGTATGTTTGTATACCTCATCATGATGGCAGAAGGTTTCATGGGCTATGTATTGCCTTGGGGTCAAACTTCTTTCTGGGGTGCGCAGGTAATTATTTCTCTATTCGGTGCGATTCCTGTCATTGGTGATGGCCTAACGGAGTGGATTCGAGGCGATTTCTTAATATCAGGTATTACGTTAAACCGATTCTTTGCATTGCATGTGATTGCATTGCCATTGGTGTTAGCACTGTTGGTTGTTCTGCATGTTTTGGCCTTACATGAATCTGGCTCGAACAACCCAGACGGTATTGATATCAAAAAGCATGTAGATGACAAGGGTGTTCCGCTAGACGCTATTCCTTTCCATCCTTACTTTACAGTGGGTAAATTGCCGCAAGTTGTTCTATTCTTGATTGTATTTTGTGCGGTTATCTTCTTCTTCCCTGAAGGTGGTGGTTATTTCTTAGAGCATCCAAACTTTGAACCAGCAAACGCACTGAAAACACCAGAGCATATTGCACCAACTTGGTACTATGGCGCATTTTACTCAATTCTCCGTGCGGTTGATTTCAACATCTTCTTCATTGAAGCTAAGCTGGGCGGGTTTATCGCAATGGGTGGCGCGATTGCAATTTTGTTTGTCTTGCCTTGGCTAGATAGAAGCCCTGTTAAGTCTTGGCGTTACAAAGGCTGGATGAGCCGTCTTGCAATCGTATTGTTTGCAATTGCATTCGCCGTATTGACCTACCTAGGTGGTCAACCAGTGACACCTGTAAACGGTGTGTTAGCCAAAATCGGCACCTTGATTTACTTTGCCTTCTTCTTGTTAATGCCATGGTATACGAAGTGGGAAAAAACTAAGCCTGTACCAGAGAGAGTGCCAGAATGA
- a CDS encoding ClpXP protease specificity-enhancing factor has translation MSDMTSNKPYMIRAIHEWILDNECTPYLVLLADFPGVEVPQDFVRDGQITLNISPTAVKELDLGDSAISFTARFGGVPTEISGPVDAVVAVFAKENGQGMGFEVELPPEPETPEPSPDQSSKRPALKVVK, from the coding sequence ATGAGTGATATGACTTCGAACAAGCCTTACATGATTCGCGCGATTCATGAGTGGATATTAGATAATGAATGCACGCCTTATTTGGTGTTGCTGGCTGATTTCCCTGGTGTCGAGGTTCCGCAAGACTTTGTTCGTGATGGTCAAATTACGCTTAATATAAGTCCTACAGCTGTAAAAGAGCTCGACCTAGGAGATTCGGCGATTTCTTTCACCGCTCGCTTTGGTGGCGTACCGACAGAAATATCCGGTCCGGTCGATGCCGTTGTGGCTGTGTTTGCGAAAGAGAATGGGCAGGGCATGGGCTTTGAAGTTGAATTGCCGCCCGAACCTGAAACGCCAGAACCTAGTCCAGATCAGAGTTCAAAGAGGCCTGCGCTTAAAGTTGTGAAATAA
- a CDS encoding glutathione S-transferase N-terminal domain-containing protein, protein MGVVAKRSSMTFYSDPACQYSHRVRIVLAEKGVTVDIKDHEPDSIPKEVTDINPYNSLPTLVDRDLVLYEHHVMMEYLDERFPHPPLLPVYPVARGESRQLISRIDRDWSASVDAIVAAKSKDSVTKARKELREGLLAISPVFADKPYFMSEEFTLVDCCVAPILWRLPSLGIELPEKAAKDILAYMERVFERESFQISLSEVEQEMRD, encoded by the coding sequence ATGGGCGTTGTTGCTAAGCGTTCTTCAATGACTTTTTATTCTGACCCTGCGTGTCAGTACAGTCATAGAGTTCGAATTGTGTTGGCGGAAAAAGGCGTGACGGTCGATATTAAAGATCACGAACCGGATTCGATTCCGAAAGAAGTGACGGATATAAACCCGTATAACAGTTTGCCGACTTTGGTCGATCGTGATCTCGTGTTGTATGAACATCATGTCATGATGGAGTATTTAGATGAGCGTTTCCCGCATCCACCATTGCTGCCTGTATATCCAGTTGCGCGTGGTGAATCTCGTCAGCTAATTTCACGTATCGATCGTGATTGGAGTGCATCGGTAGATGCCATTGTTGCAGCTAAGAGCAAAGACAGTGTGACAAAAGCAAGAAAAGAATTGCGTGAAGGGCTTTTGGCTATTTCTCCAGTTTTTGCCGATAAGCCTTACTTTATGAGTGAAGAGTTTACGCTGGTTGATTGCTGTGTTGCGCCTATCTTGTGGCGATTGCCTTCTTTGGGAATTGAGCTGCCAGAAAAAGCAGCTAAAGATATTCTCGCTTACATGGAAAGAGTATTCGAGCGCGAGTCGTTCCAAATCAGTCTTTCTGAAGTTGAGCAAGAGATGCGTGACTGA